The following are encoded in a window of Bradyrhizobium guangdongense genomic DNA:
- the istB gene encoding IS21-like element helper ATPase IstB — MSVTNTVDAARLNLLLNELRLPAIKVLWAQFAEQSDKEGWPAGRFLATIAEHEIAERGRRRIERHLVEARLPAGKTFDSFDFEAVPMISKAQVMALAAGDSWLGKGANLLLFGPPGGGKSHLAAAIGLALIENGWRVLFTRTTDLVQKLQLARRELNLEAAINRLDRFDLLILDDLAYVTKDQAETSVLFELISARYERRSMLITANQPFGEWNRVFPDPAMTLAAIDRLVHHATIVEMNVESYRRRTALERKRGPGRPPSHATPKTVAD, encoded by the coding sequence ATGAGCGTAACGAACACGGTTGATGCCGCGCGCCTCAATCTGTTGCTCAATGAACTCCGGCTGCCTGCCATCAAGGTGCTGTGGGCTCAATTTGCCGAACAGTCCGACAAGGAAGGCTGGCCGGCCGGCCGCTTCCTCGCGACCATCGCCGAGCACGAGATCGCCGAACGCGGCCGCCGTCGGATCGAACGACACCTTGTCGAAGCACGTTTGCCCGCCGGAAAGACCTTCGACAGCTTCGACTTCGAAGCCGTGCCGATGATCTCAAAGGCGCAGGTGATGGCGCTCGCCGCCGGTGACAGCTGGCTGGGCAAGGGCGCCAATTTGCTGTTGTTCGGCCCGCCCGGCGGCGGAAAGAGCCACTTGGCGGCAGCGATCGGCCTGGCCCTCATCGAGAACGGATGGCGCGTCCTCTTCACCCGGACCACCGATCTCGTGCAGAAGCTCCAGCTGGCGCGACGCGAGCTCAACCTCGAGGCGGCCATCAATCGTCTCGATCGCTTCGATCTCCTGATCCTAGATGATCTCGCTTACGTCACCAAGGATCAGGCCGAGACCAGCGTGCTGTTCGAACTCATCAGCGCTCGCTACGAGCGCCGCTCGATGCTGATCACCGCCAATCAGCCATTCGGCGAATGGAACAGGGTCTTCCCGGATCCCGCCATGACCCTCGCCGCTATCGATCGCCTCGTTCACCACGCCACCATCGTCGAGATGAACGTCGAGAGCTATCGCAGACGGACCGCCCTCGAACGAAAACGCGGTCCAGGACGGCCACCATCGCACGCGACACCCAAAACCGTCGCTGATTGA
- the istA gene encoding IS21 family transposase, translating to MKYRQTDSPPVAAAKASFSASTAYRIERDPRFPSQRKAPRGRRRPDPLSNVFETEIVPILKAAPGLRPVAVFEEMLRRHPDLGSGIRRTLERRIRAWRAVHGEEQEVIFRQTHEPGQLGLSDFTDMDELGVTIAGAPLDHRLYHFRLAYCGFEHAHVVLGGESFVALAEGLQNALWSLGGAPREHRTDSLSAAFCNLDRDARDDLTQRYEALCDHYGMRPSRNNRGVAHENGSIEGPHGHLKRAIADALLLRGTVDFDDLATYRGFIDEIVSRRNARNAKRIDSERVVLQELPDRRTSDYEEVIVRVTSSGGFTLRKVFYTVPSRLIGHRLRVRLYDDRLDVFVGGTHLVTLPRGRPHPNGKYDQVVDYRHVIHSLRRKPMALLNLVYRDRLFPRDAYRKTFDRLRERLPDKKACRIMVDLLALAHDRGCEAELADQLTADLDAGRLPDLNRLRAHFAPDPANLPNVVVQLVPLATYECLIGTAETGGAA from the coding sequence ATGAAGTACCGTCAGACCGATAGCCCGCCAGTGGCGGCGGCCAAGGCGTCATTCAGTGCGTCGACCGCCTATCGGATCGAGAGAGACCCCCGATTTCCATCGCAAAGGAAGGCTCCCCGCGGCCGGCGACGACCGGACCCGTTGAGCAACGTGTTCGAGACCGAGATCGTCCCGATCCTGAAGGCGGCACCTGGCTTACGCCCGGTGGCGGTGTTCGAGGAGATGCTACGGCGTCATCCGGATCTCGGCAGCGGTATCCGTCGTACCCTGGAACGTCGGATCCGTGCATGGCGGGCGGTCCACGGCGAGGAGCAGGAGGTGATCTTCCGCCAAACCCACGAGCCTGGCCAACTCGGCCTCTCCGACTTCACAGACATGGACGAACTGGGTGTTACGATCGCGGGTGCTCCGTTGGATCATCGTCTCTATCACTTCCGTTTGGCCTATTGCGGGTTCGAGCACGCCCACGTCGTGCTTGGCGGCGAGAGCTTCGTTGCCCTGGCGGAAGGCCTGCAGAATGCCCTCTGGTCGCTCGGTGGGGCGCCGCGGGAGCATCGGACCGACAGTCTGTCGGCCGCATTCTGCAATCTCGATCGCGATGCACGGGACGATCTGACGCAGCGATACGAGGCCCTTTGTGACCACTACGGCATGCGGCCTTCCCGGAACAATCGAGGCGTTGCTCACGAGAATGGTTCGATCGAAGGGCCCCACGGTCATCTCAAGCGAGCAATCGCGGATGCCTTGCTGCTGCGCGGAACTGTCGACTTCGACGATCTTGCCACCTATCGCGGCTTCATCGACGAGATCGTCAGCCGCCGCAATGCCCGCAACGCCAAGCGGATCGATAGCGAGCGCGTGGTGTTGCAGGAGCTGCCCGATCGGCGCACCTCCGACTACGAAGAGGTGATCGTCCGCGTGACATCGTCCGGCGGCTTCACCCTGCGCAAGGTGTTCTACACAGTGCCATCGCGCCTGATCGGTCACCGGCTGCGGGTGCGCCTTTACGACGATCGTCTCGACGTGTTCGTCGGCGGCACCCATCTCGTCACCCTGCCGCGTGGGCGGCCGCATCCCAATGGCAAGTACGACCAGGTCGTCGATTATCGGCACGTGATCCATTCCCTGCGGCGCAAGCCGATGGCGCTTCTCAATCTGGTCTATCGAGATCGGCTGTTCCCGCGCGATGCCTATCGGAAGACCTTCGATCGCCTGCGCGAACGCTTGCCGGACAAAAAAGCCTGCCGGATCATGGTCGACCTCCTCGCGCTCGCTCATGACCGCGGCTGCGAGGCCGAACTCGCCGATCAGCTCACCGCCGACCTCGACGCCGGCCGACTGCCCGACCTCAACCGGCTACGTGCTCACTTCGCCCCCGATCCCGCCAACCTGCCGAACGTCGTGGTGCAGCTCGTGCCGCTTGCGACCTACGAATGCCTCATCGGTACCGCCGAGACCGGAGGTGCCGCATGA
- a CDS encoding IS110 family transposase, producing the protein MDTVIGVDLAKNVFQLHGASMAGHLKFRKKLSRLQFRKFMAGHPSAVVVMEACGSAHYWAREMVKLGHEVKLIAPQYVKPFVKRQKNDAADAEAIVIAAQRPEMRFVEPKSEEQQARAVLFRARKRLVHQRTDLVNALRSVLYEFGHIIPQGIEQLKRIDAILEDPNSDLPELVREECRSLIDQIAYKTERIDAKAEQLKKLATRTVTAQRLQTMPGVGPLTALAIEAFAPDMAAFRRGRDFAAWLGLVPRQHSSGGKERLGRVSKEGQADIRQLLIVGAMSRLNWLGRKSIPSGSWLAQMLARKPRMLVAIALANKMARTIWAMLTRKEDYRNPAQAVTA; encoded by the coding sequence ATGGATACGGTGATCGGAGTGGATCTAGCCAAGAATGTGTTTCAGCTCCACGGGGCGTCAATGGCGGGACACTTGAAATTTCGAAAGAAACTGTCGCGGCTTCAGTTTCGGAAGTTCATGGCGGGCCACCCATCGGCAGTGGTGGTGATGGAAGCCTGTGGCAGCGCCCACTATTGGGCACGGGAGATGGTCAAGCTCGGCCATGAAGTGAAACTGATCGCTCCGCAATATGTGAAGCCTTTTGTGAAACGCCAAAAGAACGACGCGGCTGATGCCGAAGCAATCGTGATCGCGGCACAGCGCCCCGAGATGCGCTTCGTCGAGCCGAAATCGGAAGAACAGCAGGCCAGGGCAGTGCTCTTTCGGGCTCGGAAGCGCCTTGTTCATCAGCGCACCGATCTGGTGAATGCGCTGCGTTCTGTTCTCTACGAATTCGGCCATATCATCCCGCAAGGAATCGAACAACTTAAACGCATTGACGCAATCCTCGAAGATCCGAACAGCGATCTACCAGAACTGGTCCGCGAGGAATGTCGGAGTCTCATTGATCAGATCGCCTACAAGACGGAGCGGATCGATGCCAAGGCAGAGCAGCTCAAGAAGTTGGCGACGCGGACGGTCACGGCGCAGCGGCTGCAGACAATGCCGGGGGTCGGCCCGCTGACCGCACTCGCGATCGAGGCTTTCGCGCCCGACATGGCGGCCTTTCGACGTGGCCGAGACTTCGCGGCTTGGCTCGGCTTGGTCCCACGGCAACATTCCTCAGGGGGAAAGGAAAGGCTCGGACGCGTTTCGAAGGAAGGACAGGCGGACATTCGCCAGTTGCTCATCGTTGGGGCGATGTCGCGGCTGAACTGGCTCGGGCGCAAGTCGATCCCTAGCGGATCCTGGCTGGCGCAGATGCTGGCGAGGAAGCCGCGCATGCTTGTGGCGATCGCCTTGGCGAACAAGATGGCTCGGACGATTTGGGCCATGCTCACCCGGAAGGAGGATTATCGGAACCCAGCGCAGGCAGTGACGGCATGA
- a CDS encoding site-specific integrase: MIRELERYLGHTDANRLTSENLVDWKRALVAGGLRPKTIQGAKLSPVRAILQWGVQNKLLGSNAAEGISLELRAKQGERKRSFTDEEAKTILRAALLEKEPVKRWVPWIGAYTGARLSEICQLRREDVLKIEDIWCIKFVPEAGSLKTAGSERIVPAHPALVECGFLKFVAEVRSGPLFAELSPDKFGKRGGNGTKMIGRFVRQLGLKDPRLSPSHSWRHRIKTLGRKHGLAQDILNAITGHGSKSVADSYGEFPVEALYRELRKIPALNLGGFAQGKGT; the protein is encoded by the coding sequence GTGATCCGCGAGCTGGAGAGGTATCTCGGCCATACTGACGCCAACCGCTTGACGTCGGAGAACTTGGTCGATTGGAAGCGTGCGCTGGTTGCGGGCGGATTGCGACCCAAAACCATTCAAGGAGCCAAACTTTCGCCGGTGCGGGCGATCTTGCAATGGGGCGTTCAGAACAAGCTCCTTGGCTCCAATGCTGCCGAAGGCATTTCCCTCGAACTCAGAGCCAAACAAGGAGAGCGCAAGCGAAGCTTCACGGATGAAGAAGCGAAGACGATCTTGCGAGCTGCGCTCTTGGAGAAAGAACCAGTCAAGAGGTGGGTGCCATGGATCGGCGCCTACACCGGAGCGCGACTTTCCGAAATCTGCCAATTGCGCCGGGAGGACGTCCTAAAGATTGAAGATATCTGGTGCATAAAGTTCGTCCCGGAAGCTGGCTCGCTCAAGACGGCTGGATCGGAGCGCATCGTCCCTGCTCACCCGGCGCTGGTTGAGTGTGGCTTTCTCAAATTCGTCGCCGAAGTGAGATCCGGGCCTCTCTTCGCCGAACTCTCTCCAGACAAGTTTGGCAAGCGCGGTGGTAATGGGACCAAGATGATCGGGCGGTTCGTGCGTCAGCTTGGATTGAAAGACCCACGACTGTCTCCAAGCCATTCATGGCGCCACCGGATCAAGACACTCGGACGAAAACATGGACTTGCCCAAGATATATTGAATGCGATCACTGGCCACGGCTCGAAGTCGGTCGCCGACTCGTATGGCGAGTTTCCTGTGGAGGCGCTTTATCGAGAGCTTCGCAAGATTCCGGCTCTCAATTTGGGCGGCTTCGCGCAGGGAAAGGGGACTTAG